TAACCGAGGGGATGGATTGGATATGTTATTAGCCAATTAATATGGTTGATATTGAAATATTAATTGGGACCTAGCCTAAATAAGAGAAGAAACATACTACTGAAAATGTATGGTTGCATTGCATGCAAAACTCCCCCACAATGGAGTTGACTTCCAGTGATCAGTTTTCACTATTCGATTGCGTATTTGTTTTGTATTGGTTAGTTCCGTGTCAAACTCCAATGCTATATTTGGGACTCTGCATGACACTATTTAAATCGCTCATCAAGTCTTATTCTTTCAACCATAAGTGAAATGATAGTCCAAAACAATGTATTTCGTTACTAGTCTTCATAATTGCTATTTTAATGTTAAACAGTTAAACTTCATGCCATCATTTAATAATAATTTTATCTACCGATCATGTCTTCTTGCTCTGTACTATAAAAAAGAGTCGACCTCTTCTTCACATTCAAAAGCAGAGTCATACAAATATATCCGCCATGAAAACGTGTTGCATCTTCTTCCTCTACTTGGCGATTATTCTCGAATACTGTTTCTACTTCTCTGTTTCGTCGTCATCACCTCTTCTTCTCCCTCTCTCTCACTCTCTCTCGACCTCCAAACACTCTTCCTCTCCTCTCCACCTCCTAAAGTCATCTTCCTCCCGCTCCTGCGAACGTTTTCGCCGCCACCACAAAAAACGCCAACAACATCAACTCCCCCTCCCTCTATCTTCCGGCAGTGATTACCTTCTCTCACTCTCAGTCGGCTCCTCCTCCTCCGTCTCCCTTTACTTAGACACCGGAAGCGACCTCGTCTGGTTCCCTTGCCGTCCTCTCACCTGCATCCTCTGCGAATCCAAACCTCCTCCTTCTCTGACCTCCCTCTCCTCCTCCGCCACCACAGTCCCCTGCTCCTCCCCCTCTTGCTCCGCCGCTCACTCCTCCCTCCCCTCCTCCGACCTCTGCGCCATCTCAAACTGTCCTCTCGACCTCATCGAAACCGGCGAATGCAACAATTCTTCCTACCCTTGTCCTCCTTTCTACTACGCCTACGGTGACGGCTCCCTCGTCGCACGTCTCTACTCCGACTCGCTCTCACTCCCTCCCGTCTCCGTCGCTAACTTCACCTTCGGCTGCGCTCACACCACCCTCGCCGAACCCATCGGCGTCGCTGGCTTCGGACGCGGACGCCTCTCTGTTCCCGCTCAGCTCGCCTCTTTCGCCCCTCACCTCGGTAACAGCTTCTCTTACTGCCTCGTCTCTCACTCGTTCGACTCGGAGCGAGTCCGCCGTCCGAGTCCGCTCATCCTCGGACGCTTCGTCGAGGAGAAGGAGAAACGCGTCGGAACCGATGATGATGATCATAAGGAGAAGGTCGAGTTCGTGTACACAGAGCTGCTTGATAACCCCAAGCATCCTTACTTCTACTCTGTTTCCCTCCAAGGAATCTCCGTCGGAAAACGGAATATTCCTGCTCCGGCGATGCTCAGACGAGTGGATAGAAACGGAGGCGGAGGAGTGGTCGTTGACTCGGGGACGACTTTCACGATGCTTCCGGCGAAATTCTACAATTCGGTGGTGGAGGAATTCGATAGCCGGGTCGGGCGGGTACACGAACGGGCTGATCGGGTCGAACCGAGTTCGGGAATGAGTCCTTGCTACTATCTTAACCAGACGGTTAGAGTTCCGGCTCTGGTTTTGCATTTTGCCGGGATCGGATCCAGTGTTACGCTCCCCAGGGGAAATTATTTTTACGAATTTATGGACGGTGGAGATGGGAAAGAAGAAAAGAGGAAGGTTGGATGTTTGATGTTGATGAACGGTGGAGATGAATCGGAGCTTCGAGGTGGGACCGGGGCGATTCTGGGGAATTACCAGCAACAAGGGTTCGAAGTCGTGTATGATTTGTTGAATAGAAGGGTCGGGTTCGCTAAGAGGAAGTGCGCATCTTATTGGGATTCGCTCAATCAAAGCTAACGAGCGCGCGTTATCCAATCCCAGCTTCAATCTTTTAAATAAGTCAATGTGCGCCTTACCGGTTCGACCGAAAACCGGATGATGGGTCTTATCGAACAGTAATTATGATATCGAGCTGTACGTAAAAATAGCTGTAGGTTTAATAATTCGATGGACCTGTCATCTAAAAGTATATAGAAGGGTGTATCATTTATGTATCTATCACCGGTTTTGAAACGTTGTAGATATATTTTTTTTTTAATTAATGCCATTTGTAGTATTATGTTTCGTTTAAAGATTTTATTCATTATAAAAAAAAGTTAAAAGTTTGGGTGTTGTTATTCATTATTGGTACGCGTCGCATTAACTAATTGAGAACCAGACGGATCAAAGAAAATCTTAAACGATGTCGGCAATTTAGTCAAAGTTTTGCTTGTAAACCAATTAGACCACACCTACAAGTGACTACTATAATTTGTGATATTTCATAAGATATCACTGTCTTGATAGATATTTAACGAACAAAAACAAACGAGTAACCATCAATTATTTGGCTTAGTGTCACTATTTAGTTGGAGGAAAAGAAGATGGCTTTGAATCTTTGATAATTATGAATCAGATGACTAGACAAAAGGATTGACAGGCGAGCATACGTGGCGGCGGATTACGACCAGCAAGACTAGCAAGCACTAGTCGTTCGTTAATCTTAATTATTGATTTGCTTTTCAACTTACGAAGATAAAATTTTGTTATCCAAGTTTAAAACTTCAAGAGGGATTGGCTCGGAGTCCAGAGACAGCTAGCTGTGATCCACACGTGTGCTTATAGATTCTTTCCGCATTTTTATGTAGGAGTGTAGGACCATTCATTACAAAATAACGAAGAACAAATTATCTCAAAAGTTTTTTTTACACTAAAGAGTTATAGGAATATGAATTTCTGTAGAATTTGATGATTTTAATAGTTGAGAAGATTTTACAAGTTAACTAGATTTAACAAATTTTATCAAATAATTTTACATAGATTTTCATTACTTGTATATAGAATTCTATTGATTGTTATTAACTTTTAAATTAATAAATTAATGGTGGTAGAAAAAAAGGAAAGAAAATCATTTTAATTAAGGCAATTCTTAAATAACTTTTAAAAAAGTTTTTGTCACAAAAAGATCTCAAGAAATAAAATGACNNNNNNNNNNNNNNNNNNNNNNNNNNNNNNNNNNNNNNNNNNNNNNNNNNNNNNNNNNNNNNNNNNNNNNAAATATATGTTTTAAATTTGAATTTTTGTAAAAAAAATTGAATTATTATTTTTGAAATGTTTTTTTTTTAAATTCGAAAGTGCTTTTTAAAACTATTTTTACAATTTTTATTTTAAATTTTTAATATTTTTTCTATTTTTTTAAGTTGTGAATTGTATTATGTTAAAGTTGTGATTTGTATATTATTTCAGTCTTCAATTTGAGTTTTTGTATGTGAATGTATTTTATTACATTGATTTCAAAAATCTTATAGGTATAGATGATATTCTCAAAGTTGAGTACTATGAGTAAAAACAAAGAAAATTTACATCTCAATAACAATAGATTTTAATAGAATCTTAAAATCAATGAAAACTAAACTTTTCCAATAACAAAGGATTTTGAGTGGAATTTAAAAATCATCACTCTAATAACAATTGATTCTATTTAGATTTTAAAAATTCACAAACCAATAACAATGGAATCTCAAAATTTAATAACTCCTTTAAAATTCTTTGCCTAATAACTCCTCTAAAATTCTTTGCCCAATAATTCCATTGTTTTATTGGTTTTGAGACATATTTTGTTGTAGCCAACTTAGCATATAATTCGAGTTTCTGGCGAATTTAGTTGTAGCCTGTTAACCAGGTGATCTATCCGTCTTCATAGCAGGTGTCCACTGATCAGATGGAGAAACTTTTTTTACTATTTTGTCGATTTATTTGATCAGCTGTCCAGGCGTGTATTGGGATTCTTCAGCGCTTTGGCAGTTTGGCGATTCCTCTCTCCAAATATGATTTAAAAGTTTTTTTTTTATTAAAAAAACATGTATCAAAATATATGTCAAATTTTCTAATGTTAGGTTGTCGATATAAACGATAGTATATAGTCCCAATCAGACATGTAATGCTGCTGCAGCCTGCAGGAGGCCACCCGCCAAAAATACAAACCAGACCTGTGTTGAATAGTGATATGTAAAGAACATATGGCTTTGTATTTTTTTTTTGAGGATATCCACAAAAAACACATTCCAATAGCCAATTTTGGTGTTAAATGCTTGAACCAAACTTCTTTAACTCCATACTTTGATATTACTTCTTAACTGCTTGAACCGAGGAGTAATATACTCCATCTGTTTCTAAAAGATTCATATTCTAGTTTTTTCACACATTTTAATAAAACACATTAAATTTACATATTTTTTTTTGTTTATCTTTTTTCCATAATTTTAAACTAATAAAAAATCAATTAGTGCAATTAAGTTTTTTAAAGTTTGCAATTAGTTAATAAAACATGTATTGAAAATATAAAAAATGGATTTTTTTGAAATAAAATTTTTCTTTAGAATATGTATCTTTAAGGAACGGAGAGAGTAATTGCTAGGTATTTCTTGTACACTCTCGATCATAAATTTTTTGAAACCATTAAAACTGTTATATTAAACACATCGACTAAAAGCTATTCTATATGTTATAGGTTTATGTTATCATGTGATTCATGTCCGTATATAAAAGCATCACCCCGAACCCAAGAAAAAAACCATCACCCAAATTAGTTTCTGAAGTGGGCTTACATCCGATTAATATAAGGCCATTTAAAACTTGAAGATATTATTCATGCATAGTCCTGAGAGCATAGCTCTGCGAGCCTGCTAGATCATTACAGCACCATTATCCATAGAAACACAAATGAGATTCTTAATGATTATTTAATTATATAAGTGTAGTTAGTGGGTTTTAAAAATCTAGTTAAGAAACTGTTCGATTTTGTGCCTCCAATGATAGTTTCTTAATTAAAGGTTTAAAAAAAAAAAAATTATAAATTATTTTTTAAGTTAAAATTTATTTATTACATAAAACAGATTAAAAGATAACATTTTCAACATAGGATTTAAAATAAAAACATAAAAACAAAAATTACTAAAATAAAGAAGAATTATTTGAAAGAAGCATCGGAGCTCAGTTGTTGTCTTCATCACGTCCAAATTTACGCCATATATGTTCAACCAAATCAGCTTTGAGGCGTTGATGCATTTGTTTATCACGAATTCGTGTTCGAACACCCATCATATTGGCGATATTTGAAGGCATATCTGTAGAATACGTGAGATCGACATGTGAACTTCCGGCGTCTTCTCCTTGTTGGAACTCTGAAACATTAAATTGAGTGTATTCATCTCGTTCGTCTTCTACTATCATATTATGGAGTATGATACATGCTCTCATAATATTTCCAATTTTGACTTTATCCCATAAAAGGGCTTGATTCTTAACAATGGCAAAACGAGCTTGCAAGACTCCAAATGCACGCTCGACATCTTTTCGGGTAGCTTCTTGACGTTGAGCAAATAAAACTGCTTTCGAGCCTTGTGGTATTTGAATAGATTGGATAAAAGTTTGTAAGCCAAGTGATACTCTCTTCCATTGACGGAGTAAGTGACTTGCAGAGCTTGATAGTTTATTATGTCATCAAAAACAGGTGAGCGATCAAGAACATTGATATCATTTAAGGTACCTGGAGGTCCAAAAAATGCATGTCATATCCATAGATCATATGAAGCAACCGCCTCAAAAACGATGGTTGGTTTACCCGAACCACGGGAATATTGCCCTTTCCAAGCGGTGGGACAATTCTTCTACTCCCAAAGCATACAATCGATGCTTCCTATCATCCCGGGAAATCCACGCTGCTCACCAATATCAAGCAGACGTTGAAGATCAGCGGGTGTTGGTCTTCTTAGGTACTCATCACCAAATAAATTTATTATTCATTCCACAAAGTTTTCCACACACGCCCGAGTTGTAGTTTCACCGAGACAAAGATATTCGTCGACCGTATCGGCCGCAGTACCATATGCCAAGACACGAATAGCTGCGGTACACTTTTGGAGTGTAGAGAGCCCAAGCCTTCCAAGACCATCTTTTTTTTTGGCGAAAGAAGTGAACTTCGTTGGAGAGTCGATCAACAATGTGCATGAATAATCGCCTGTTCATTCTAAATCGTCGTCGGAATAAATTTTCAGGATACGTTGGAGTTTCACTGAAATAATCATTCCATAAACGTATATGGTCTGCTTCACGGTTTCTTTCGATATAAACACGTTTTTTCCTTTCAGGCCTCTCCTCTTGTTTACCACTATAAGCAATGACAAGATTCTCGAACGTTTGATCAAAACGTTCATCAAAATATTGATCAAAAGCTTGATCAAAATTATCAGAATCATTATGAGAAGAAAATGCCATGCTTACGGAGGAAAGGTTGAACATGCACCAATACACGCTAATTCTTTAAAAGAGATTGAGAAGATGAGAATGAGATTATTTGAGATTGAGAAGATGAGAAAGAGATTAAAAGAGATTTAGAAGATGAGAAAGAGAGGACTTGTGATTGAAATGTAATAGAGAATACAAAGAGAGTACTTGTGATTGAGAATATTGAGAATATTGAGAATACAAAGACTCGATCTCATTTTAAAGCCAATGAGACTACAAAACAACAAACATATGGGACAGTCTCGTGACACACCAAAACAACTAAGACAAAGCTACTTCCATGACACAACAAACCAACAATGACACTATGACACAAGAAAACAACAATGAGATATTTCCAATGCTCCACGCCCGTGACACATAAGACCAGAAGACCACTTCCAATGCTCCACCCTGCGATGAACATAAGACATAAGAGAATACAAAACAATACAATAGAAAACATACTATGCAAAATACAATAAAAGAGAGAGAGATGTGCTCACCCTGATACAGTAATCTGTTGCCGCCTGATACAGAGCAACAATGAGAACTAGACTGAGCCGCCTGATACAAAGCAAGAGTAACAATGAGAAAGCTTTAAGAGAAACCAACATAACACAGAAACAGAACAAATAAATAAGAAGTTAAGAAGCTTACCCAACATTTCTGAAATAAGCTTCGACTTTAAAGCTTCTTCAAATTCAGAGAGTGGCTCTGTCTTGGCAATGAGAGTCTCAAGCAGCCCCATCCTGGAAAATCTTTCTTTCACTTCCAAATCTTTCTCCTTAATTGCCCACAAGCTCTTTATCTCTGAGATATCCCTGAGGTCTTCATTGGTTCTCTTACCACTTCCTCGTTTTGATGCCTTAACACTAGGAGGACGTTGCTCAGCATCATTGGTGGTTGCATAAGAGCTTGAGGACTGAGCACCATCGTCACACTTTCGCTTCTTACAGCTTCCATCAAGCTTGCTACTAGCTACTTCACACCATTTCTGGTCAAACCGCAGCTCCTCCCACGCATGTTGAAGATTGAATTTGATCTTGTGATCATTGTGGAAGATCTCGTGGGCCAGCTTCACTACATCATTCTCATTCATTCCACTTGTCTTCTGTCTTGTTGCTACCTCATAGGATCCAGAGAACTTGGAAACGAGATCGTTTATCTTCTGCCACCTCTGCTTACACTGGATTGACTCTCGCTTTTCACCACCTTGCACCTTTGGACTAGCTGCAAAGTAAGCAGCTATACGCTTCCAGAATGCACCAGCTCGTTGCTCGTTGCCTACAACAGGGTCCTTGCTGGTGTTCAACCATGCGCTAATAAGCACAACATCCTCGGTGAGAGTCCATTTCTTCCTTTCTCTGCGCTCTGATGGTGTCTCTTCACCGATGCTAGCAGTGTCAGTACATTGAGGAGGGACACAACCTTGTTGAGGAGGGACTTGTGATGATCCGACCTCCCCACCATGCGAGAAACCATCATAACGGAAGGGTTGAGGAGGGACACAACCTTGTTGAGGAGGGACTTGTGATGATCCGACCTCCCCACCATGCGAGAAACCATCATAACGGAAGGGTTGAGGAGGGACACAACCTTGTTGAGGAGGGACTTGTGATGATCCGACCTCCCCACCATGCGAGAAACCATCATAACGGAAGGGTTGAGGAGGGACACAACCTTGTTGAGGAGGGACTTGTGATGATCCGACCTCCCCACCATGCGAGAAACCATCATAACGGAAGGGTTGAGGAGGGACACAACCTTGTTGAGGAGGGACTTGTGATGATCCGACCTCCCCACCATGCGAGAAACCATCATAACGGAAGGGTTGAGGAGGGACACAACCTTGTTGACTTGTAAGAAGGTCAACAAAATTGGAGGTCTCATGATATGGATTCGAATCCATAGAGCCAAATGAAAAACAAGAAATGTGTTAGCAGAGAAATAGAAAGATAAGAAGGATGCGGTTGAGAAGATGAAAAGAATTATAGAAGGAATCAGATTTAATAGAGGAGAAGAGAATGAGTTTATTACATGAGTTGACATGAAACTAACATATTTATTACCTACCTCACACTCCTAATACAACAATAAAACAAGCATTAAACCCTCTATCAACCACTTTCATCACACGCGGATTCAACACTAAACCGCAACCTAACTCAGACAAGCATTAAACCTAACTCAGACAACCATTAACCCCTCAGTCAACTACTTTCCAGACAAGAGCAATAAAGAATAAAGCTTGACTTTAAGAGTGACATTGTCGAAAATTACCTCTTCTCCTTGTCTCAGGTAGTGGTTGCGAAGAAGTTGATGTCTTAGCCACAACACCTTCAACCACGAAGACAATACATGCATCACAATCAAGAGAAACAAAAGATTTGAGTTAGAGAATGAACATACATATCAAATAAGATCAATTCACAGAGATAGGTAATAAAACTTCAGAATAAACAAAGCTCTTTACTTGATACTAGGCAACAAAACCTCCAACAAGAGTAAATCAGTTACTAGGCAACAAAACAATCCGCTACTAACTTGATACTAAGCTCTTAATCCAATAACGAAGATACATCTCAATCAATTATACCTCCAACAAGAGTAAATCAGTAACTAGGCAACAAAACAGTCCGCTACTAATTGTGCTGCAAACAAGACTAATAAAGCATGAAGCTTTACCTCGACTAAGGCCTTGAAGATCCACAAAAACGCAAGGATCCACTGAACAAACACACCTACAAGCAACAAAAGATGGAAAAGGTTATCGCTTTGATCCTATACTCAGAGAAGGATCATCACCGTTTTAGTAGACATGTCGATACTTTACCTGCAAGATCGATCTTATACCAGCTTCGTGCAGATGGAAACATGCAAGATCGAAACATGCAAGATCGATTGATTCCTCATACCAGCTTCCTCATCATCGAACTCATACTCTGGTCTGATCGATCCAATCCTCATAATCCCTCCCCTATTCAAAACCGAGAAACAGAATCGTTTAGACAAAAAACAGATTAAAAATTCGACTCTAATAAAACGGAAGTAATCGAATCAACCTTTGCTTAGATGGAGTGGTCGCCAACATGCAAAACAGAGAGGAACCTAGATCAGGGATTCTGGAGAAGACTTGAGTTTTGCGGCTGAGAGAAGAGCTAGAAAAGGAGGCGATGAGATTGAGGGGGAGGATGGCTTCGTCGGTTACGGATCGGACTGATAGCGACAAATCGTCGCCTAGGTAGATCAAGAGAGAAGAGAGAAGACGGAGATCGCGAAGAGAGAGAAGAAGAAAATAATGAAAAGAAAAAAAAACAAAAACCAAAATTAAACCTCCCTTTTCTCACAACCTGACACGTGGCTCTACAACCCCATTTAAAATCGGTTACCAAATGGCCAGTTTAAGGATCGGTATCAGCTAATTAATTTCCCTTTTGAATTAAATATATGGCTCATTAATCACAGAAACCATATAGAGAAACCAGGATAATGGTGCTCTTAGTAGATGTATAGAAACTGTTAACAAAAAAAAATATATAAATAAATAAAAGAAAGAGAATAACGAAAATCTTATATGTTAACCATGCATGAGACGGATCGGGTATCCGGACAATTTTAAGGTATCCGGATCCAGATTCTTATCCGGTAGAACCATAATTTTACTATCCTTATCTAGATCCGGGATTTTCGGATATCCGGGTGTCGGATATCCGGGTGTCGGATATCCTTCTAAAAATTGTAATATCCGACGGATATCCGGATCCGGATTTGGATCTTTAAAATAAATAAAAAATAATATTAATATATATAAAATATTAAAATAATTTAAAAATAAAAAATATATAATGTTTTTAATTATTTCTATGTATAATATTACAAAATTTACGTAAAATTTACATATACTATTATAAAAATGAAAATATATTAAATAAAATTAGTTTTTATATATACATATTACTAATTTTGAAATAGTTATAAATAAAACTTACGGATCCGGATATCCGGACGAAAAAATCAAGATATCCGGATCCGGATCTGGCTTTGACTATCCAACATTTTAGTATCCGGATTCGGATTCGGCCCCTCCGAATATCTGAATTTTCGGATAGGATCCGGATCGAATCCGGATATCGGATAAAAGTCCCAGGACCAACTTAAACCCGGATGCATTATACGTGGGAATGAATTTCGGGACTGCGCAATAAAGTTTCAGTCTTGCTAATATTTCCAAAGACCAACTTAAATGTAAAAACACAGGCCTTTTTCAAGTCTACAGATTTTTTTAACAAATTAGAGGATGACGCGTATCCTTTTTGTCGTTTTCACTGAGAATATCTTCTTTCCCTCTCTCGTTGTTGCCTTGCCCTCCCACGAAGATCCAAAAAAGAACTATAAAGCTTAAAATCTCAGAGAGCCAGATAGTATTATAAAGGAGAAGAAACCCTAACATTAAGTAGCTTTGAAACTCCCTCTGCTGAATCATGGCCGCCGTCCCTGAAGGATATTACGAATCCACAAACCCGTTTCTTGTTCACGGGCCAAGAGGTTTTGAAGAGTTCAAGTTGCTTGAGAGTTTTGGCATGTACGTGAGGATGGACTTTCCCGGCGTTCCGGAGGAGTGCGTGAGGGTTTCTCTAGACCCGGCGAAGAAATCTTTGGCTGTCTACGCAGATGCTCCCAAGGTCCACAGATACGACCTCGCTCAACGGAAGTACCTCTCCGTCATCGAAACCGTCTGCAGATGCTGCGTGTTCGACCGCTTCACTTACCAAATGTCCGACGGTGTTTTAAGGCTTCATCTCTCCAAGTCTAACATCGATCCAAGTCACTCTTCCTGCATCGGTACGTACGAGACTTTTCTTTTTCTATTTTCTTGTTCTTCATACATTTAAATTTATTAATTAGAGTATAGGTGAATGATTAGATTAATTTTCTGATTCTTTTTGTTTTCTACAGAGTTTAAATATTCTGCTTTCGGAGAAGGTATTTTCACATTTATTCCATTTCAATCGATATTTTGAAAAAATGTGTTTACTCATTTGTCTGTATTTGTGCTTGTAGATATCTCTGGCAATGACATGGACGAGTCGTATGAGTCGAAGCAGCTCGAAGACGGCAATTTATACGTGCGTTTAGACATGCCAGGCGTTCCCAAGGACAACTTCACTGTCTCAGTGGCTAACGGCAAAGTAAACGTGACTGGTCAAGCTCCTGCTCTTGACCACGACTCAGGTTCTCGGTTGTACTCTAGCGACGTGGTTATCCTCTCCGGTCCTGTCGACTTTCCTATCCATCGGGTCAAAACCATCATCAAGAACGGTGTCATTAGACTCCTCATCCCTCCCGTTTGATATCATTAATTATGATGACGTGGCTAAAGATATGTTTCTTTCTGTTTGTTAAGTGGACCTATTTTGTTGGGATTGATTAATATTAGGATCAATGAGTTTGGATATATTCCAAAAATAAACATTACTTCAATTTGTGTAGCACTCTATCTTTTTTTTTTATATGAATATATGTCTAACCAAATAAAAACAATATGATAATAATTATGAACAAATGAAAAGTGTATTTTATGTGTGCCTCAAGGCATGCATTTACCAAGTCTACGATAAAGCTGAAAACTTACCAAATTTAGGCAAAGACCAACTTTGTTGTCTATCTTGATACAAGACAAAAACCTCAGAGCTTTCACCAGCGTAGAAACGAAAAGATGAAATTAATAAAACTTATACGTTTGTATATTAGTGGAAATTAATAAGAGAGATGATATTTTCGTGTCACTGGAAACTGTTGAGGTGAACACGCATCCTAGTACTATCATATAGATCACACTCACAAATGTAAAGTTAACACGTGTCATAAGAGGGATTGGTTGTCATTTTCACCTGACAACCTCCCCATACAGTCTCAAAAACCTCTCTAAAACCCTAGTGACAGTGAAAGAAAGAAAGAGAGAGATCTCAAAAAAGAAAAAAACACTAAAATCCTAATTAAAAACAGGAAAATACTTAACTGCCTAAGACCATGATTATCGGGGTGCCTTAACCCTGGTTCTTAGCTTAATTTTGATTAAAAGAAAAACAAAATTCTTTTTTAATCCAAGGAACGTCGCTTAATTAAGCGTTACAAGAACTGTCGCTTGTGGACACGCGTCGTCCAACAACGAAGTCTCTATCTCTCTCTCATCCCTATCTCTCTCGCGAAAGGAAGAAAGATGTCGGTCTCGATTCCGAAACTTCTCTAGTGATCTCTCCTCCATGGATGATTCAGTCGGAGATTCCCCCTCCCCTTCTTGATTTCTCGTCGACTATGAGAGAATCGGCGTCTCTGTCGGCGCCTCCCCTCGAGGACTCTGCCGCTTTTTCGTGATCTCTCTTTGACGACTCCGGATCTCTTTGGTGATCTCTCCTCCACGATGAATCAATGGACGTCTCTCTCTGTTGCTCTCCTCGAGGACTCCGCCTCTCTATCTTAATCGTCGATTCCAATACCATATATCTCTCTCTCTCGACTACCGTTTGAGCTCGGTCTAATGGAAAGGTAAAGCAACGATTTTATTTGCTCAATAGGTCTTAATCCTTCATGCATGTCTTAGATTGTGCCTCTTATAATTGATTTTGATTTGATTTTGATTTTTTTGTTCTGTTGGTTTGGGTCTGTTGATTCTGTCTCCTGCGTTTGTTTAGAGTTCGTGATGAATATATATGTGATCTGATTCTTTGTGATTTTTTTCTGTCATTGGGAGATGGTTGGAGCGTTGAAGACACACGAAGGTTCGTCAGACCAGAGAACACATGAAGGTTCATCAGACACATGAAGGTTCGCCAGACCAGAGAACTACAATTGCAAAAGAGGTAAATGCATATTTCTTTGCTCTTTTAAATTGATTGAAAGTGTGATAAAATAGCTGTGAATATTTTCGTTGGTTGTTTTTGAGAAATGGTTCACATAGAGGTTGATTAGTTCGTGTATCTGTTCACATGAATTGATTGTGTATCTGTTCTGAATTGAT
This sequence is a window from Brassica oleracea var. oleracea cultivar TO1000 chromosome C1, BOL, whole genome shotgun sequence. Protein-coding genes within it:
- the LOC106325167 gene encoding aspartic proteinase nepenthesin-2 translates to MKTCCIFFLYLAIILEYCFYFSVSSSSPLLLPLSHSLSTSKHSSSPLHLLKSSSSRSCERFRRHHKKRQQHQLPLPLSSGSDYLLSLSVGSSSSVSLYLDTGSDLVWFPCRPLTCILCESKPPPSLTSLSSSATTVPCSSPSCSAAHSSLPSSDLCAISNCPLDLIETGECNNSSYPCPPFYYAYGDGSLVARLYSDSLSLPPVSVANFTFGCAHTTLAEPIGVAGFGRGRLSVPAQLASFAPHLGNSFSYCLVSHSFDSERVRRPSPLILGRFVEEKEKRVGTDDDDHKEKVEFVYTELLDNPKHPYFYSVSLQGISVGKRNIPAPAMLRRVDRNGGGGVVVDSGTTFTMLPAKFYNSVVEEFDSRVGRVHERADRVEPSSGMSPCYYLNQTVRVPALVLHFAGIGSSVTLPRGNYFYEFMDGGDGKEEKRKVGCLMLMNGGDESELRGGTGAILGNYQQQGFEVVYDLLNRRVGFAKRKCASYWDSLNQS
- the LOC106332901 gene encoding uncharacterized protein LOC106332901, with product MAAVPEGYYESTNPFLVHGPRGFEEFKLLESFGMYVRMDFPGVPEECVRVSLDPAKKSLAVYADAPKVHRYDLAQRKYLSVIETVCRCCVFDRFTYQMSDGVLRLHLSKSNIDPSHSSCIEFKYSAFGEDISGNDMDESYESKQLEDGNLYVRLDMPGVPKDNFTVSVANGKVNVTGQAPALDHDSGSRLYSSDVVILSGPVDFPIHRVKTIIKNGVIRLLIPPV